One window from the genome of Magnolia sinica isolate HGM2019 chromosome 4, MsV1, whole genome shotgun sequence encodes:
- the LOC131244478 gene encoding trans-cinnamate:CoA ligase, peroxisomal-like — protein sequence MDKLSKCGANYVPLSPVTFLERAATVYADRTSVIYEGTHFTWKQTYDRCCRLASSLRSLNVTKNDVVSVLAPNVPALYEMHFAVPMAGAVLNTINTRLDFNNVVTILRHSEAKVFFVDYQYIKLAGDALKCLAGDKSVAAYASLPLVVVIDDVHAPTGVRLGQLEYEELVQRGNPRYVPDVLDDEWDPIALNYTSGTTSAPKGVVYSHRGAYLSTLSLLLQWEVGTEPVYMWSLPMFHCNGWTFTWGMAARGGTNVCIRSTSAAEMYRAISNHSVTHMCCAPVVFNMILEAKPTERCPITPPIQVLTGGAPPPAPLLEKMEQLGFHVTHAYGLTEATGPAMVCEWQARWDQLPRADQARLKARQGISVLTLAGADVKDPITMKSVARDGQSVGEIVLRGSSIMKGYYKDPTATSEAFKGGWFHTGDVGVVHPDGYVAIKDRSKDVIISGGENISSVEVETVLYSHPMVSEAAVVAMPHPRWGESPCAFLALKKEHLKGDRVKIDEEKIIRHCRDNLPGFMVPKRIVFLEELPKTSTGKILKFQLREVAKTLPSTDKPFQKLPTKSSRPTTSSNLRLDPHEPQVLAQSRL from the coding sequence ATGGATAAGCTAAGCAAATGTGGCGCTAACTACGTGCCCCTTTCACCTGTTACCTTCCTGGAGAGAGCGGCTACTGTCTATGCCGACCGTACGTCGGTCATCTACGAAGGGACCCACTTCACATGGAAGCAGACATATGATCGGTGCTGCCGCCTTGCCTCCTCCCTCCGATCCCTCAACGTGACCAAGAATGATGTTGTGTCAGTGCTGGCACCAAATGTTCCAGCCCTCTACGAGATGCATTTCGCGGTGCCCATGGCCGGGGCTGTGCTCAACACCATAAATACACGGCTTGACTTTAACAATGTGGTCACCATTCTCCGGCACTCAGAAGCCAAGGTGTTCTTCGTGGATTATCAATACATCAAACTGGCCGGGGACGCCCTCAAGTGCCTTGCCGGTGATAAGTCCGTCGCGGCCTATGCATCGCTACCGTTGGTTGTTGTGATTGACGATGTTCATGCACCGACAGGTGTCAGGTTGGGCCAGCTGGAGTACGAGGAGCTGGTGCAACGTGGCAACCCCAGATACGTTCCGGATGTTCTTGATGATGAATGGGATCCGATCGCACTGAATTACACGTCAGGCACCACGTCGGCCCCCAAGGGAGTGGTCTATAGCCACCGTGGAGCCTATCTCAGCACTCTCAGCCTACTTCTTCAATGGGAAGTAGGGACTGAGCCCGTCTACATGTGGTCACTACCCATGTTCCACTGCAATGGCTGGACCTTCACTTGGGGAATGGCCGCACGTGGTGGCACCAACGTGTGCATCCGCAGCACGTCTGCAGCGGAGATGTACCGTGCCATCTCCAATCACAGTGTGACCCACATGTGCTGCGCGCCGGTCGTCTTCAACATGATCCTAGAAGCCAAGCCGACAGAGCGCTGCCCAATCACGCCTCCAATCCAAGTACTCACTGGTGGGGCCCCGCCCCCAGCCCCTCTACTGGAGAAGATGGAACAGCTCGGATTCCACGTGACTCACGCCTACGGCCTCACAGAGGCGACGGGGCCCGCCATGGTCTGTGAGTGGCAAGCAAGGTGGGACCAGCTGCCACGCGCTGACCAAGCGAGGCTCAAGGCCCGGCAGGGCATCAGCGTGCTGACGCTTGCTGGTGCTGACGTGAAGGACCCTATTACGATGAAGAGCGTGGCACGCGATGGGCAGTCTGTTGGGGAGATCGTTCTACGTGGCAGCAGCATCATGAAGGGGTACTACAAGGACCCCACGGCCACGTCAGAAGCCTTCAAAGGTGGTTGGTTCCACACGGGGGATGTGGGCGTGGTCCATCCGGATGGATACGTGGCGATCAAGGACAGGTCCAAGGACGTGATCATCTCCGGTGGGGAGAACATCAGCAGCGTTGAAGTTGAGACTGTGCTATACAGTCACCCAATGGTGTCAGAGGCCGCAGTAGTAGCAATGCCGCATCCGCGCTGGGGTGAGAGCCCATGCGCCTTTCTGGCCTTGAAAAAGGAGCACTTGAAAGGTGACCGCGTAAAAATTGACGAGGAAAAAATCATTCGGCATTGCAGGGATAATCTACCGggttttatggtgccaaaacggATAGTATTCTTAGAAGAGCTACCCAAAACTTCTACAGGAAAAATTCTTAAATTCCAGTTAAGGGAAGTAGCTAAAACACTGCCAAGCACAGATAAACCTTTCCAAAAATTGCCAACCAAGTCCAGCCGTCCGACCACCAGCAGCAACCTGCGATTAGACCCGCATGAACCGCAGGTGCTTGCTCAGTCCCGCCTCTAA